In Pajaroellobacter abortibovis, the following are encoded in one genomic region:
- the lnt gene encoding apolipoprotein N-acyltransferase: protein MAPNCSEANRFTSFFPLPPLYALGTILFYVLFHWLAFVWAKLGFWLFAAVAFVPFWLAIYRQSTRSAFWIGLWGGTVVNIAGFYWIFHCLREFTPFPPFLCAVLMVIVCVFQGGRHAVMAWFCQRLQEQKYAPALAWMGAFVITEQCYPLLFPYYFGAVTHTQPILMQTAELGGPILVGCVLVFVNIGIAECFLSLVDKRSPSFCLIGACSAVVVAALGFGWARIHTIERKLQDAEPLQVGLVQANVGFFERHTEANENLQRHQRMTEQLREEKVDLVVWSEAWAIPPLVESGAFSLLERYIFLDIHVPLIFGVVLVRKGASRDDAQWFNSVLIADQQGIIRGRYDKQKLLMFGEYIPFGDLFPVLYQWSPNTDRFTPGISQEPLLLETHGKTHAITPLLCYEDIVPSFANRLVRHAHPELLVNLTNDIWFGNTVAPWEHLALAQFRSVEHRRYLLRGTNSGITSVVDPVGRLIAFSQPFEPNSIKATVHWFSMSTLYERLGDVPWYMISVLTLAAVLWKRRGPLPRFP, encoded by the coding sequence ATGGCGCCCAATTGTTCGGAAGCAAATCGTTTTACTTCTTTCTTTCCTCTCCCTCCTCTGTATGCATTGGGGACGATTTTATTCTATGTCCTCTTTCATTGGTTGGCTTTCGTATGGGCCAAATTGGGGTTCTGGCTATTTGCGGCAGTTGCTTTCGTCCCTTTCTGGTTGGCTATTTACCGTCAATCCACCCGTTCTGCTTTTTGGATAGGACTGTGGGGAGGAACCGTTGTAAACATTGCCGGCTTTTACTGGATTTTTCATTGCTTACGGGAATTCACTCCATTTCCTCCTTTTCTGTGTGCCGTATTAATGGTGATCGTGTGCGTGTTTCAAGGGGGTCGACATGCTGTGATGGCCTGGTTTTGCCAGCGCCTCCAGGAACAGAAGTATGCGCCTGCGCTTGCGTGGATGGGGGCTTTTGTTATCACGGAGCAGTGCTATCCTCTTTTATTTCCATACTATTTTGGAGCCGTTACACATACCCAGCCCATTTTAATGCAAACTGCTGAACTAGGGGGACCTATCCTTGTTGGCTGTGTGCTTGTTTTTGTGAATATCGGGATAGCTGAATGTTTCCTTTCACTTGTGGATAAGCGTTCCCCCTCTTTCTGTTTGATAGGGGCCTGTTCCGCCGTTGTGGTTGCTGCTCTTGGATTTGGATGGGCTCGTATTCACACGATCGAACGAAAATTGCAAGACGCTGAACCTCTTCAAGTGGGTCTTGTGCAAGCCAACGTGGGTTTTTTTGAGAGACACACAGAGGCCAATGAAAACCTGCAGCGTCATCAGCGAATGACGGAACAGCTACGTGAGGAGAAAGTAGATCTTGTTGTGTGGAGTGAGGCTTGGGCAATCCCCCCTTTGGTTGAGTCAGGTGCGTTTTCATTGTTGGAAAGATATATCTTTCTAGACATTCATGTACCCCTTATTTTTGGGGTTGTTCTCGTGCGGAAAGGGGCCTCTCGCGATGATGCGCAATGGTTTAATAGTGTCCTTATTGCGGATCAGCAAGGGATTATACGAGGGCGTTATGACAAACAAAAACTGCTTATGTTTGGTGAATATATCCCCTTTGGAGATCTGTTCCCTGTTTTATATCAGTGGTCCCCTAATACAGATCGATTCACTCCTGGAATTTCTCAAGAACCTCTTCTGCTGGAAACCCATGGCAAGACGCATGCAATCACTCCTCTGCTCTGCTATGAAGATATCGTTCCTTCCTTTGCGAATCGGTTGGTACGTCACGCCCATCCAGAATTACTGGTCAATCTTACCAATGACATTTGGTTTGGCAATACGGTAGCGCCATGGGAGCATCTTGCCCTTGCACAATTTCGGTCAGTAGAACATCGGCGCTATCTTCTTCGTGGCACTAACAGTGGGATCACTAGTGTGGTCGATCCTGTGGGTCGTCTTATCGCTTTCAGTCAACCATTTGAACCTAATTCTATCAAAGCAACAGTGCATTGGTTCTCGATGTCGACTCTTTATGAGCGACTGGGAGACGTCCCGTGGTATATGATTTCTGTCCTGACTCTAGCAGCTGTCTTGTGGAAACGTAGGGGCCCTTTGCCTCGTTTTCCCTAG